The DNA region CACATGGAAATTCTCCTTTTTGTCAAAAATAGTGAATGGGGTATTTTAGCTTATCCTATAAATAAGGGCACTACCGTGAATTTGACTTCTCAAGCCCCCGCCTTTAGCCGTGGGGTTCCTGACGCACCAATACCGATCTACTGCCATAAGTTTTGCCCTTTAAGGCGGGGTAGTTGGCAAAAATTACTAGAAGAAAAAGCAATCCGTGAACCCACCACAGCCCAAATTCGATTGGCACGATTCCGCGTTCCATCCAATTACGGGCAACCCCTAGTAGGTTGCTGAAAATGACATAAATCATTATTCCCGTAAATAATTTTCCATAACGTCCTTCCCGTGGCTTTCCGCGACTGAGTGGAACTCCAAGAGCAGCAAGCAACATGGCGGCAAGGGGTAGGGACCAACGCCATTGAAGCTCCGCCTGATCCTCGCGGCTGGACGAAGAAAGCAATTGAAGTGTTGGAATTGCATCGCGTTTGCGTCCACTCGTTTCGACCCGTGGTAACGGAATGAGAATCCCGTGCTGGTCATAATCCATGGTACGAAATTCATTTTCGTTTGGCGTATCCTCGTAACGGTGGCCATTCATCAAGACTAGGAATCGATCCTTGGTGCGCGGATCGATCTTTTGATAACCGTTGGCTGCCGCTAAAATACCTTTATTCCCGTCAGGGCGATGATATTGGATGAAAACGTTTTCTAAAACGCCATCGGCATTTAGACTTTCCACGAAATAAACGGTTTCGCCGCGATTCGATTCATGAAAACGACCTGAGGTAATTCCGGTTAATTCTGGCCTAGCCTGGATTTTATCTAAGATGCGTGATTTCTGATCCGCGACCCAAGGATTGAAATACAAGGAAATAAAAGCCAGAATCATCCCGACCAAAAGCGCGCCACGCATAACACCGCCCAGTATTCGTAATGGTCCGATGCCACACGCTGCCATTACCACCATCTCGCTATCTCGATAAAGCCGACCCAAGCCAACAATGACTGCCATGAACAACGCAAGTGGCAAAATAAATCCAGCAAAGCTAATCGCCTTGAGTCCAAGTATCATTAACAGCATGTCTGCGGGAATTTCCCCCGCCGCAACATCTGCCAGGTAACGAACAAATTGATGACTGAGAACAATCACCATGAGAATACAAAATATAGCAATTAACGTATAAATAATTTCACGGGCAATGTAGCGATCTATCAGCATGTTTATGACTATGGATATGTGGTGTGAAGATATACTGCGCGCTATTATAATTTTTGATTTTACCAGTGTGCGACGATTGCGTATGGCGATTCCACATTACATTACTACTAGGAGTTACGCAGTTGAATTTTAATCGTTTGATTTCCATGGAAAGTCATCAGATAGGTATCTGATGTAACTGACTGAAAATTTTGAACCTATTTTTCAACTGCGTAACTCCTAACTACTAAAAATTCAAAATTAATTCAATGCGCTACAATAAACATACCATCCTTTCTCCGACCCGTGATGATTGGGGCA from Gammaproteobacteria bacterium includes:
- a CDS encoding lipopolysaccharide export system permease protein, producing MLIDRYIAREIIYTLIAIFCILMVIVLSHQFVRYLADVAAGEIPADMLLMILGLKAISFAGFILPLALFMAVIVGLGRLYRDSEMVVMAACGIGPLRILGGVMRGALLVGMILAFISLYFNPWVADQKSRILDKIQARPELTGITSGRFHESNRGETVYFVESLNADGVLENVFIQYHRPDGNKGILAAANGYQKIDPRTKDRFLVLMNGHRYEDTPNENEFRTMDYDQHGILIPLPRVETSGRKRDAIPTLQLLSSSSREDQAELQWRWSLPLAAMLLAALGVPLSRGKPREGRYGKLFTGIMIYVIFSNLLGVARNWMERGIVPIEFGLWWVHGLLFLLVIFANYPALKGKTYGSRSVLVRQEPHG